The Pan troglodytes isolate AG18354 chromosome 7, NHGRI_mPanTro3-v2.0_pri, whole genome shotgun sequence genome has a window encoding:
- the PYCR3 gene encoding pyrroline-5-carboxylate reductase 3: MGGERSGVRGNKMAAAEPSPRRVGFVGAGRMAGAIAQGLIRAGKVEAQHILASAPTDRNLCHFQALGCRTTHSNQEVLQSCLLVIFATKPHVLPAVLAEVAPVVTTEHILVSVAAGVSLSTLEELLPPNTRVLRVLPNLPCVVQEGAIVMARGRHVGSSETKLLQHLLEACGRCEEVPEAYVDIHTGLSGSGVAFVCAFSEALAEGAVKMGMPSSLAHRIAAQTLLGTAKMLLHEGQHPAQLRSDVCTPGGTTIYGLHALEQGGLRAATMSAVEAATCRAKELSRK, encoded by the exons ATGGGCGGTGAGCGCAGCGGCGTCCGAGGCAACAAGATGGCAGCTGCGGAGCCGTCTCCGCGGCGCGTGGGCTTCGTGGGCGCGGGCCGCATGGCGGGGGCCATCGCGCAGGGCCTCATCAGAGCAG gaAAAGTGGAAGCTCAGCACATACTGGCCAGTGCACCAACAGACAGGAACCTATGTCACTTTCAA GCTCTGGGTTGCCGGACCACGCACTCCAACCAGGAGGTGCTGCAGAGCTGCCTGCTCGTCATCTTTGCCACCAAGCCCCATGTGCTGCCAGCTGTCCTGGCAGAGGTGGCTCCTGTGGTCACCACTGAACACATCTTGGTGTCCGTGGCTGCTGGGGTGTCTCTGAGCACCCTGGAGGAG CTGCTGCCCCCAAACACACGGGTGCTGCGGGTCTTGCCCAACCTGCCCTGTGTGGTCCAGGAAGGGGCCATAGTGATGGCGCGGGGCCGCCACGTGGGGAGCAGCGAGACCAAGCTCCTGCAGCATCTGCTGGAGGCCTGTGGGCGGTGTGAGGAGGTGCCTGAAGCCTACGTCGACATCCACACTGGCCTCAGTGGCAGTGGCGTGGCCTTC gtgtgtgcattCTCCGAGGCCCTGGCTGAAGGAGCCGTCAAGATGGGCATGCCCAGCAGCCTGGCCCACCGCATCGCTGCCCAGACCCTGCTG GGGACGGCCAAGATGCTGCTGCACGAGGGCCAACACCCAGCCCAGCTGCGCTCAGACGTGTGCACCCCGGGTGGCACCACCATCTACGGACTCCACGCCCTGGAGCAGGGCGGGCTGCGAGCAGCCACCATGAGCGCCGTGGAGGCTGCCACCTGCCGGGCCAAGGAGCTCAGCAGAAAGTAG
- the TIGD5 gene encoding tigger transposable element-derived protein 5, whose translation MYPAGPPAGPVPRRGRRPLPGPPAPAPAPVPAARPPPPAPGPRPRVAVKMAFRKAYSIKDKLQAIERVKGGERQASVCRDFGVPGGTLRGWLKDEPKLRWFLEQLGGEVGTQRKKMRLANEEEIDRAVYAWFLALRQHGVPLSGPLIQAQAEAFARQIYGPECTFKASHGWFWRWQKRHGISSQRFYGEAGPPAPSPAPGPPVKEEPALPSGAGPLPDRAPAPPPPAEGGYGDEQIYSASVTGLYWKLLPEQAAPPGAGDPGAGGCGRRWRGDRVTVLLAANLTGSHKLKPLVIGRLPDPPSLRHHNQDKFPASYRYSPDAWLSRPLLRGWFFEEFVPGVKRYLRRSCLQQKAVLLVAHPPCPSPAASMPALEDSEDAPVRCRPEPLGPPEELQTPDGAVRVLFLSKGSSRAHIPAPLEQGVVAAFKQLYKRELLRLAVSCASGSPLDFMRSFMLKDMLYLAGLSWDLVQAGSIERCWLLGLRAAFEPRPGEDSAGQPAQAEEAAEHSRVLSDLTHLAALAYKCLAPEEVAEWLHLDDDGGPPEGCREEVGPALPPAAPPAPAGLPSAIGGGEDEEEATEYGGTSVPTAGEAVRGLETALRWLENQDPREVGPLRLVQLRSLISMARRLGGIGHTPAGPYDGV comes from the coding sequence ATGTACCCCGCGGGCCCCCCGGCCGGCCCGGTACCGCGCCGCGGCCGCCGTCCCCTGCCCGGGCCCCCCGCGCCCGCCCCAGCCCCCGTCCCCGCTGCACGGCCGCCGCCCCCCGCGCCCGGGCCGCGGCCCCGCGTGGCCGTGAAGATGGCCTTCCGCAAGGCCTACTCCATCAAGGACAAGCTGCAGGCCATCGAGCGCGTCAAGGGCGGCGAGCGGCAGGCCAGTGTGTGCCGCGACTTCGGCGTGCCGGGCGGGACGCTGCGCGGCTGGCTTAAGGACGAGCCCAAGCTGCGCTGGTTCCTGGAGCAGCTGGGCGGTGAGGTGGGTACTCAGCGCAAGAAGATGCGGCTGGCCAACGAGGAGGAGATCGACCGCGCCGTGTACGCCTGGTTCCTGGCGCTGCGCCAGCACGGGGTGCCGCTCTCTGGCCCGCTCATCCAGGCGCAGGCCGAGGCCTTCGCGCGCCAGATCTACGGGCCCGAGTGCACCTTCAAGGCCAGCCACGGCTGGTTCTGGCGCTGGCAGAAGCGCCACGGCATCTCCAGCCAGCGCTTCTACGGCGAGGCCGGGCCCCCAGCCCCGAGCCCCGCGCCCGGCCCGCCCGTCAAGGAGGAGCCCGCGCTGCCCTCCGGTGCCGGCCCCCTGCCCGACCGCGCCCCGGCCCCGCCGCCCCCGGCCGAGGGCGGCTACGGGGACGAGCAGATTTACAGCGCCAGCGTCACCGGCCTCTACTGGAAGCTGCTTCCGGAGCAGGCTGCGCCCCCGGGCGCAGGGGACCCCGGGGCGGGGGGCTGTGGCCGGCGCTGGCGGGGCGACCGCGTAACGGTGCTGCTGGCCGCAAACCTGACCGGCAGCCACAAGCTGAAGCCGCTGGTCATCGGGCGGCTGCCGGACCCGCCCAGCCTGCGCCACCACAACCAGGACAAGTTCCCGGCCTCCTACCGCTACAGCCCCGACGCCTGGCTCAGCCGCCCGCTGCTGCGGGGCTGGTTCTTTGAGGAATTTGTCCCAGGCGTCAAACGCTACCTGCGCCGAAGCTGCCTGCAGCAGAAGGCCGTGCTGCTGGTGGCCCACCCGCCCTGCCCAAGCCCAGCTGCCAGTATGCCCGCCCTGGAGGACAGCGAGGATGCCCCCGTGCGGTGCAGGCCGGAGCCCCTCGGTCCCCCGGAGGAGCTGCAGACACCGGATGGCGCTGTGCGGGTGCTGTTCCTGTCCAAAGGCAGCAGCCGGGCACATATCCCCGCACCGCtggagcagggtgtggtggccgCCTTCAAACAGCTGTACAAGCGCGAGCTGCTGCGACTGGCTGTGTCCTGCGCCAGCGGCTCCCCGCTGGACTTCATGCGCAGCTTCATGCTCAAGGACATGCTCTACCTGGCTGGCCTCTCCTGGGACCTGGTGCAGGCGGGCAGCATTGAGCGCTGCTGGCTGCTGGGCCTGCGGGCCGCCTTCGAGCCCCGGCCCGGCGAGGACAGTGCTGGGCAGCCGGCCCAGGCCGAGGAAGCCGCCGAGCACAGCAGGGTGCTCAGCGACCTCACCCACCTGGCGGCTCTGGCCTACAAGTGCCTGGCTCCGGAGGAGGTTGCGGAGTGGCTGCACCTGGACGATGATGGGGGTCCGCCCGAGGGCTGCAGGGAGGAGGtgggcccagccctgccccctgCAGCGCCTCCGGCCCCAGCCGGTCTGCCCTCTGCCATTGGGGGCGGAGAGGACGAGGAGGAGGCCACCGAGTATGGAGGGACCTCAGTGCCGACTGCCGGGGAGGCCGTGCGGGGGCTAGAAACAGCTCTGCGGTGGCTGGAGAACCAGGACCCCAGAGAGGTGGGGCCACTGAGGCTGGTGCAGTTGCGCTCACTCATCAGCATGGCCCGGAGGCTGGGGGGCATCGGGCATACCCCAGCAGGCCCCTATGACGGTGTGTGA